The proteins below come from a single Clupea harengus chromosome 21, Ch_v2.0.2, whole genome shotgun sequence genomic window:
- the LOC105891482 gene encoding coiled-coil domain-containing protein 81 — protein sequence MTDILLSVVSEAKHNFPTLSQLSESDVNDVWSNVSSFVERQMSLQKGVQISGLGTFTLFQQKLDVGSKYVLIQRPVFLLSEKLSQSHGLRQMKLLPAAGNVPEVSLNFSALAAESPFERDVIEGCVRETLMLLLRAVASQRSVLFTFRGIGVLVFRNSKVKMHFYKDFLSSMDGRVLWALSNRPDTSHSMLSEQFCSPDRPGTSNTIQLPRIQSQSEGEGGEPCRQASRAGDRAEEKGKEIQCRSKSPKGFTTTKGNGVSLIEEMSTKPTKFHQIQTTDRMTEHRQPEKSALRGVKMKEETDVHFSLPCQDHKRAGQEMCYLCMQRAKLNIPLYLSEERRREEEEEARVLLFSEQQKDQQYLTDKQAEQNQILENNQKVAAFNLGVAEAMKKKRAQRSSQFHPSYIFGGRPNTPTNLLKRQNYMEDLKGQASWYRQNEKQDQHRQDCVDHIQQVQLSHEIAQQKSQIVRERHENSEGYRRALDTQTQVAQVEPTVHCNKRVLFPPINRASDRTERAEQVDEYRGTGIPAHVPDSDGPVFGGLDDHPEARALKRRAAQTLRQELLWTSTQRKKEAMLNKCIQLKREREMLQTNHKELRKDQVSHYEKLCGLRKSLEDTWSRSANLKHQRDREERNFISSGSRLLISQCEQYHRCFQCKRKTENCGESNIWKETRFIAGSRLMV from the exons ATGACGGACATTCTGCTCTCCGTGGTTTCAGAGGCGAAGCATAACTTCCCAACTCTCTCCCAACTGTCAGAGAGCG ATGTGAATGACGTTTGGTCAAATGTGTCCTCTTTTGTCGAGCGTCAGATGTCATTGCAGAAG GGAGTCCAAATAAGTGGACTGGGCACATTCACACTCTTTCAACAAAAGTTAGATGTGGGAAGTAAGTATGTTCTTATCCAGAGACCAGTCTTCCTGCTGTCAGAGAAACTCTCCCAATCTCATGGCCTTAGGCAAATGAAACTACTCCCTGCAG CTGGGAATGTACCTGAGGTGTCACTGAACTTCTCAGCCCTGGCAGCCGAGAGCCCCTTTGAGCGGGATGTGATCGAGGGTTGTGTCCGCGAGACACTGATGCTGCTGTTGCGTGCTGTTGCCTCCCAGCGATCAGTCCTCTTCACCTTCAGGGGTATTGGTGTGCTGGTCTTTCGCAACTCAAAGGTGAAGATGCACTTCTACAAAGACTTTCTCTCCAGCATGGACGGAAGGGTGCTGTGGGCCCTAAGCAAT AGACCAGACACCAGTCACTCAATGTTGTCAGAGCAGTTCTGTAGCCCGGATAGGCCTGGAACCAGCAATACCATCCAGCTCCCACGCATTCAATCCCAGTCAGAAGGTGAGGGTGGAGAGCCCTGCAGACAAGCCTCCAGGGCAGGTGACAGAGCGGAGGAAAAGGGGAAAG AAATTCAGTGTCGGTCCAAGTCTCCGAAGGGTTTCACCACAACCAAAGGTAATGGTGTGAGCCTGATAGAGGAGATGTCTACCAAACCCACCAAATTCCACCAAATACAGACTACAGACAG GATGACTGAGCACAGACAGCCAGAAAAGAGTGCACTACGAGGAGTGAAGATGAAGGAAGAAACAGATGTTCACTTCAGCCTACCCTGCCAGGACCACAAGCGTGCTGGACAG GAGATGTGTTACCTGTGCATGCAGCGAGCCAAGCTTAACATTCCCCTGTACCTGTCAgaagagaggcggagagaggaagaggaggaggccagaGTGTTACTGTTCAGTGAGCAACAGAAAGACCAACAGTACCTTACGGATAAACAG GCTGAGCAAAATCAAATACTTGAGAACAACCAGAAGGTGGCAGCATTTAACTTGGGTGTCGCTGAGGccatgaagaagaagagggcaCAGCGCTCCTCCCAGTTTCAT cCTTCATACATCTTTGGAGGGCGCCCAAACACTCCCACTAATTTGTTGAAAAGGCAGAACTATATGGAGGATCTAAAAGGCCAAGCGTCCTGGTACAGACAGAATGAGAAGCAAGACCAGCACAGGCAGGACTGTGTAGACCACATACAGCAAGTCCAGCTTTCCCATGA GATTGCTCAGCAAAAGTCACAAATTGTCAGGGAGAGACATGAAAACTCAGAGGGCTACCGCAGAGCATTGGACACCCAG ACGCAGGTAGCGCAGGTAGAGCCGACAGTGCATTGCAACAAGAGAGTTTTGTTCCCGCCCATCAACAGAGCTTCTGACCGCACTGAGAGAGCAGAACAG GTAGATGAGTATCGAGGGACAGGTATCCCAGCACATGTGCCTGACTCCGACGGCCCAGTGTTTGGGGGGTTGGACGACCACCCAGAGGCTCGAGCCCTGAAGCGGCGTGCGGCACAAACCCTCCGCCAGGAGCTGCTCTGGACGTCcacacagaggaaaaaagaggcAATGCTCAACAAATGTATTCagctgaagagggagagagagatgcttcagACAAACCACAAGGA gCTGAGGAAGGACCAGGTCTCCCACTATGAGAAGCTTTGTGGCCTGAGGAAGTCTCTGGAGGACACATGGAGTCGCAGTGCCAACCTTAAGcaccagagggacagagaggagaggaactttATCAG TTCTGGTAGCAGGCTTCTGATAAGCCAGTGTGAACAGTACCACCGCTGTTTCCAGTgtaagaggaagacagaaaactGTGGAGAGAGCAACATCTGGAAAGAGACACGTTTCATCGCTGGGTCTCGCCTGATGGTGTAG